Proteins from a genomic interval of Zingiber officinale cultivar Zhangliang chromosome 1B, Zo_v1.1, whole genome shotgun sequence:
- the LOC122039336 gene encoding uncharacterized serine-rich protein C215.13-like — MAEEAIAPVAGFYAALIDEELRIEEVELHAKEQELLATINQTPLIGVSVPLVEASSSQVVPEVSEGLPTETSIIPLPAASSSVAVAPLPTASLPIIELTSPVSSEKSPAEVAPGKRPGRKLTRAPSSKRRLILSTVELLSEGFAPTTLPFTKPTLVDLYPSLIFSSSPSSSSTAPGGTSFTFPLSLPESGSSPSSSSSYLVFAPPSIPTSSFSTSSSSIPVLLVLLGGSFTTAREEIRPLFGGLTPSEIINQFSHEETKNEKLKQQVAEMSSTTLSEESRKQYEGHLEILQSQFKSAMDLNTELSSKLEKQITETNKLKSDYESALADKLKTLHLKDNEIASLNVSLNTAKTEVSTKDAELKSSQTALVIYQAGEDDRFKERATTLIRSTEFNRSIIKSILAAYTAGAEGVVEQLREKGFLSHNPPPNFLDRRKLIDNRPDNLFPQLSIE; from the exons TGGCTGGTTTTTATGCTGCTCTGATTGATGAAGAGCTACGTATAGAAGAGGTCGAACTTCATGCTAAAGAGCAAGAGCTTCTTGCTACAATTAATCAAACCCCCTTAATTGGAGTTTCGGTTCCTCTGGTCGAAGCTTCCAGTTCCCAGGTGGTTCCTGAGGTTTCTGAGGGCCTTCCTACAGAAACTTCTATTATCCCTTTGCCAGCTGCCTCTTCGTCAGTGGCTGTTGCTCCCTTACCTACTGCTTCTCTTCCTAttatcgagcttacatcccctgtaaGCTCAGAAAAATCCCCTGCTGAGGTTGCCCCTGGCAAACGACCGGGACGCAAACTCACCAGAGCTCCCTCTTCTAAAAGGAGACTCATCCTTTCTACTGTGGAGTTACTTTCAGAAGGTTTTGCTCCTACTACCCTTCCCTTTACTAAGCCTACTTTGGTTGATCTTTATCCTTCCcttattttctcttcctctccttcttccagCAGTACTGCTCCCGGTGgtacttcttttacttttcccctATCTTTACCAGAATCTGGGTCTTcaccttcttcatcctcttcttattTGGTTTTCGCTCCCCCTTCTATTCCAACCTCTTCTTTTTCTACAAGTTCTTCTTCTATTCCCGTCCTCCTTGTATTGCTGGGAGGTTCTTTTACTACTGCTCGAGAGGAAATTCGCCCCCTCTTTGGAGGGCTTACCCCTTCTGAGATAATCAATCAATTTTCCCATGAGGAAACCAAG AACGAGAAGCTTAAACAACAGGTTGCTGAGATGTCCTCTACCACACTTTCAGAAGAATCTAGGAAACAATATGAAGGCCATCTTGAGATCCTTCAATCTCAATTTAAATCGGCTATGGACCTCAACACTGAATTATCTTCCAAATTAGAGAAGCAGATTACTGAGACAAACAAACTGAAGTCTGATTATGAGTCTGCATTAGCTGACAAACTCAAAACTCTACATTTGAAAGATAATGAAATAGCTTCTTTAAATGTCTCCTTGAACACAGCCAAAACAGAGGTCTCCACTAAAGATGCCGAACTGAAGTCTTCCCAGACAGCTTTAGTTATTTACCAAGCTGGTGAAGATGATCGTTTCAAGGAGCGGGCCACAACCCTAATTAGATCTACTGAATTCAATAGGTCGATTATAAAATCTATTTTGGCAGCTTATACTGCCGGAGCTGAAGGAGTCGTTGAGCAATTAAGGGAGAAAGGCTTCTTGTCCCATAATCCTCCTCCCAACTTCTTGGATCGACGCAAGCTGATTGATAATAGGCCTGATAATCTGTTTCCTCAAT